The Mycolicibacterium doricum genome includes a region encoding these proteins:
- a CDS encoding ATP-dependent DNA ligase, with amino-acid sequence MLLVDVATASVDVSGMSSRLAKTARIADLLSRAGAEQDVRLIAVTVAWLSGELPQRQIGVGWAALRSLPEPAAAPTLTVTEVDAAFSEIGAAAGKGSQARRAALIAELFASATPVEQTFLRRLLTGELRQGALIGVMADAVAKATGVGAAEVRRAAMLAGALPAVAAAALTGGDAALAQFTLQVGTPVGPMLAQTATGVAEALDRLGGTAVFEAKLDGARVQIHRQGSDVAVYTRSLDDVTARLPEVVDAALALPVTDLIADAEAIALRPDGRPHRFQVTASRFGRAASGATQPLSVFVFDLLHVDGTDLLDHPTVDRVRVLDHLVPAAYRVDRLITDDGAAAQRFLEATLAAGHEGVMAKCPAAPYEAGRRGAGWLKVKPVHTLDLVVLAVEWGSGRRTGKLSNIHLGARDPATGGFVMLGKTFKGMTDAMLDWQTTRFLALADGPTDGYVVTVRPEQVVEIAFDGIQGSTRYPGGLALRFARVLRYRDDKSPAEADTVDTVRALYEHG; translated from the coding sequence GTGCTGCTCGTCGATGTCGCCACCGCCTCGGTCGACGTCAGCGGGATGTCGTCGCGGCTGGCCAAGACCGCCCGGATCGCCGATCTGCTGAGCCGAGCGGGCGCGGAGCAGGATGTCCGGCTGATCGCGGTGACGGTCGCGTGGCTGTCCGGTGAACTGCCCCAGCGCCAGATCGGCGTCGGCTGGGCGGCATTGCGTTCGCTTCCGGAACCGGCCGCCGCACCGACACTGACCGTGACGGAGGTCGACGCGGCGTTCTCGGAGATCGGGGCCGCCGCCGGTAAGGGTTCACAGGCTCGCCGCGCGGCGCTGATCGCCGAGTTGTTCGCCTCGGCCACCCCGGTCGAGCAGACCTTCCTCCGCCGCCTGCTGACCGGAGAACTGCGTCAGGGGGCGTTGATCGGCGTGATGGCCGACGCCGTCGCCAAGGCCACAGGGGTCGGCGCCGCGGAGGTGCGCCGTGCGGCGATGCTCGCGGGCGCTCTGCCCGCGGTGGCCGCCGCGGCGCTCACCGGAGGTGACGCGGCGCTGGCACAGTTCACCCTGCAGGTGGGTACGCCCGTCGGCCCGATGCTCGCCCAGACCGCGACCGGAGTCGCCGAAGCACTTGACCGGCTGGGCGGAACTGCGGTGTTCGAGGCGAAACTCGACGGCGCACGCGTGCAGATCCACCGCCAGGGATCGGACGTAGCGGTATACACCCGTTCCCTCGACGACGTCACCGCCCGGCTACCTGAGGTGGTCGATGCGGCGCTCGCGCTGCCGGTCACCGACCTGATCGCCGACGCCGAGGCGATCGCGCTGCGCCCCGACGGGCGCCCGCACCGGTTCCAGGTGACCGCGTCACGGTTCGGTCGGGCGGCTTCGGGTGCCACGCAACCCCTGTCGGTGTTCGTCTTCGACCTGCTGCACGTCGACGGCACCGATCTGCTCGACCATCCGACCGTCGACCGGGTGCGGGTTCTCGACCACCTGGTCCCCGCGGCGTACCGCGTCGACCGACTCATCACCGACGACGGTGCCGCCGCACAGCGCTTCCTCGAAGCCACCCTCGCCGCCGGCCACGAAGGCGTGATGGCAAAATGCCCTGCAGCCCCATACGAAGCGGGCCGCCGCGGGGCGGGTTGGTTGAAGGTCAAACCCGTCCACACCCTGGATCTGGTGGTCCTCGCCGTCGAGTGGGGCAGCGGCAGGCGCACCGGCAAGCTGTCCAACATCCACCTCGGTGCCCGCGACCCGGCGACGGGGGGTTTCGTGATGCTGGGCAAGACGTTCAAAGGCATGACCGACGCCATGCTCGATTGGCAGACCACCCGGTTCCTCGCACTGGCCGACGGTCCGACCGACGGGTACGTGGTCACGGTGCGGCCCGAGCAGGTGGTCGAGATCGCGTTCGACGGGATCCAGGGTTCGACGCGGTACCCGGGCGGGCTGGCGCTACGGTTCGCTCGCGTTCTGCGCTACCGAGACGACAAATCGCCCGCAGAGGCGGATACCGTCGACACCGTTCGTGCCTTGTACGAACACGGTTGA
- a CDS encoding cytochrome P450, giving the protein MATISTSDYLLDQARRRFTPTLNTIPGMGIVEERLRTKLHNNEWKQFVLAEPPAGSGLKPVMGDSGLPVLGHMIETFRSGPDYLLDVYETYGPLHYAYSPALPAVVALGPDATQAIFSNKNKDFSQRGWHPVIGPFFNRGLMMLDFDEHMYHRRIMQEAFTRTRLAGYVEHIDRVASQVIARDWVENDPRFLFYPAVKELTLDIASVVFMGHEPGTDKELVTKVNDAFTMATRAGGAIIRTSLPPFKWWRGLQARKVLDDYFEQRVKDRRGSQGTDMLTVLCHTADEDGNTFSDQDIVNHMIFLVMAAHDTSTSTLTTMAYHLSRNAEWQDRCREESQRLGDGPLDIQALEKLETLDLVTNESLRLVTPLPFNVRQTVRDTELLGHYLPADTNVVTWPSVNHHLPELWTDPEKFDPARFAEPRNEHKKHRYAFAPFGGGAHKCIGMVFGQLEIKTVMHRLLRRYRLEPSRPGYVSKLDYAGMPVPMDGMPIVLRPLR; this is encoded by the coding sequence ATGGCGACCATCAGCACCTCGGACTATCTGCTCGACCAAGCCCGGCGGCGGTTCACACCGACACTGAACACCATCCCGGGCATGGGCATCGTCGAGGAGCGGCTGCGAACCAAGCTGCACAACAACGAGTGGAAGCAGTTCGTGCTGGCCGAGCCGCCGGCCGGCAGCGGGCTCAAACCGGTGATGGGCGATTCCGGCCTACCGGTGCTCGGCCACATGATCGAGACCTTCCGCAGCGGGCCGGACTACCTCCTCGACGTGTACGAGACCTACGGTCCGCTGCACTACGCCTACTCCCCCGCGCTGCCCGCGGTGGTCGCACTCGGACCCGACGCCACGCAGGCCATCTTCTCGAACAAAAACAAGGACTTCTCCCAGCGCGGCTGGCATCCGGTCATCGGGCCGTTCTTCAATCGGGGACTGATGATGCTCGACTTCGACGAACACATGTACCACCGCCGCATCATGCAGGAGGCCTTCACCCGTACCCGGCTGGCCGGCTACGTCGAGCACATCGACCGGGTCGCCTCACAGGTCATCGCCCGCGACTGGGTGGAGAACGATCCCCGATTCCTGTTCTATCCGGCGGTCAAGGAGCTGACCCTCGACATCGCCTCCGTGGTGTTCATGGGCCACGAACCCGGCACCGACAAGGAGCTGGTCACCAAGGTCAACGACGCCTTCACGATGGCCACCCGTGCCGGCGGGGCGATCATCCGCACGAGCCTGCCGCCGTTCAAGTGGTGGCGCGGGCTGCAGGCCCGCAAGGTGCTCGATGATTACTTCGAGCAGCGGGTCAAGGATAGGCGCGGCTCCCAGGGCACCGACATGCTCACGGTGCTGTGCCACACCGCCGACGAGGACGGCAACACCTTCTCCGACCAGGACATCGTCAACCACATGATCTTCCTCGTGATGGCGGCACATGACACCTCGACCTCGACGTTGACGACGATGGCCTACCACCTGTCGCGCAACGCGGAGTGGCAGGATCGCTGCCGCGAGGAGTCCCAACGTCTGGGAGACGGGCCCCTCGACATCCAGGCACTCGAGAAGCTAGAGACCCTCGACCTGGTGACCAACGAATCGCTGCGGCTGGTGACGCCCTTGCCGTTCAACGTCCGCCAGACGGTCCGCGACACCGAACTGCTGGGCCACTATCTCCCGGCCGACACGAACGTGGTGACGTGGCCGTCGGTCAACCATCACCTCCCGGAGCTGTGGACCGACCCCGAGAAGTTCGACCCGGCCCGCTTCGCCGAACCGCGCAACGAGCACAAGAAACACCGGTATGCGTTTGCGCCCTTCGGTGGCGGCGCCCACAAGTGCATCGGCATGGTGTTCGGCCAGTTGGAGATCAAGACGGTGATGCACCGGCTGCTGCGCCGCTACCGGCTGGAGCCGTCGCGGCCCGGCTACGTGTCCAAGCTCGACTACGCGGGCATGCCGGTGCCGATGGACGGCATGCCGATCGTCCTGCGTCCGCTGCGCTGA
- a CDS encoding TetR/AcrR family transcriptional regulator has translation MTAQSATPEIRRRRGDRQRDAIVAAVRELLEEQPFADLSVSAISERAGVARSGFYFYFDSKYAVLAVIVADAMAELDKLTHDFAPRESDESPDTFARRMVGYAAAVFASNNPIVRATTLARNTDAQIREIMNDFEDTVIEKIVGLVRQDEGVRPISEDLPALVRTLTATTAMTLSRDSGFIGRGADPARALDVVERLWLYGLWGSSEVRARLSGRAGG, from the coding sequence ATGACCGCCCAATCCGCCACGCCTGAGATCCGCCGCCGCCGCGGCGACCGGCAACGCGACGCGATCGTCGCCGCGGTTCGTGAGCTGCTGGAGGAGCAGCCGTTTGCCGACCTGTCCGTCAGCGCCATCAGCGAGCGGGCCGGTGTGGCGCGGTCGGGGTTCTACTTCTATTTCGACTCCAAATACGCCGTGCTCGCGGTGATCGTGGCCGACGCGATGGCCGAACTCGACAAGCTCACCCACGACTTCGCGCCCCGAGAGTCCGACGAGTCCCCCGACACCTTCGCGCGGCGCATGGTCGGTTACGCCGCCGCCGTGTTCGCCAGCAACAACCCGATCGTGCGTGCCACCACACTGGCCCGGAACACCGATGCGCAGATCCGAGAGATCATGAACGATTTCGAGGACACGGTGATCGAGAAGATCGTCGGGCTCGTGCGCCAGGACGAGGGCGTCCGGCCGATCTCCGAGGACCTGCCCGCACTGGTCCGGACGCTGACCGCCACGACGGCAATGACGTTGTCGCGCGACAGCGGTTTCATCGGCCGCGGCGCCGATCCAGCGCGGGCGCTCGATGTTGTCGAGCGCCTGTGGCTGTATGGCTTGTGGGGCAGCTCAGAGGTGCGCGCCCGGTTGAGCGGACGGGCCGGCGGGTAG
- a CDS encoding molybdopterin-dependent oxidoreductase: MAGLPRTTRAWCGIAAAAVAVGVTELTAAPFGPEADARTAVGSAVIDTTPGPVKEWAIATFGMADKLVLSLLVVAVIAILAAVSAALQTRRVPVGSAAIVAGGVLGAAAVLSRSGADAVDLVPTIAGTVCGVAVLHLLLSGRVTDAAETATVDRGRRLSLMALGFLAAGGVAGVAGAALSRRAASVSGDRAAFSLPRVDVPAPSIPATVQPSGVALPSFVTPAADFYRIDTALSVPQLSRDQWQLRVHGMVDREITYRFADLERFEVVEKVVTLTCVSNLVGGDLVSNATWTGYRLRDVLGEAGIHADADMVLSTSKDGFTAGTPVEALTDSRDALLAIGMNGEPLPTEHGYPARLVVPGLYGYVSATKWVVDLELTRFDRAQAYWTRLGWSERGPIKTQSRIDVPRSGTDVASGPVTFGGVAWAQDRGVRAVEVRIDPPGGRGEWRQAQLGDSYSNDTWRLWSFPWDAKEPGRYTMTVRATDNTGVVQTEDRADPVPDGATGWHTVTFRVD; this comes from the coding sequence ATGGCCGGTCTCCCACGTACCACGCGCGCCTGGTGTGGTATCGCCGCAGCGGCCGTCGCGGTCGGTGTCACCGAACTGACGGCGGCGCCGTTCGGTCCGGAAGCCGACGCCCGCACCGCTGTCGGTTCCGCGGTGATCGACACGACGCCCGGTCCGGTCAAGGAGTGGGCGATCGCGACGTTCGGGATGGCCGACAAGCTGGTGCTGTCGCTTCTCGTTGTGGCGGTGATAGCGATACTCGCCGCCGTCAGCGCCGCGTTGCAGACGCGGCGCGTACCGGTGGGCAGCGCCGCGATCGTCGCCGGTGGCGTGCTCGGTGCCGCCGCGGTGCTGTCCCGGTCCGGCGCCGACGCGGTGGACCTGGTCCCGACGATCGCCGGAACGGTCTGCGGGGTCGCGGTTCTGCACCTACTGCTGTCCGGCCGGGTCACCGATGCGGCTGAGACCGCCACCGTCGACCGGGGCCGCCGGCTCTCGCTGATGGCGCTGGGCTTCCTGGCCGCCGGCGGTGTCGCGGGTGTGGCCGGGGCCGCTCTCTCCAGGCGCGCCGCCTCGGTCAGCGGTGATCGCGCCGCGTTCTCGCTGCCGCGCGTCGATGTGCCTGCACCGTCGATACCGGCGACGGTACAGCCCTCCGGTGTGGCCCTGCCGTCCTTCGTCACGCCGGCCGCCGACTTCTACCGCATCGACACCGCGCTCAGCGTGCCGCAGTTGAGCCGCGATCAGTGGCAGCTGAGGGTGCACGGGATGGTGGACCGCGAGATCACCTACCGCTTCGCCGACCTCGAGCGTTTCGAGGTGGTGGAAAAGGTCGTGACGTTGACGTGCGTGTCGAACCTGGTGGGCGGCGACCTCGTCTCGAATGCCACCTGGACCGGATACCGCTTGCGAGACGTGTTGGGCGAGGCGGGGATCCACGCAGACGCCGACATGGTCCTGTCCACCTCGAAGGACGGATTCACCGCGGGCACCCCAGTCGAGGCACTCACCGATTCGCGCGATGCGCTGCTGGCGATCGGCATGAACGGCGAACCGCTGCCGACCGAACACGGTTACCCAGCCCGTCTCGTGGTGCCCGGACTGTACGGGTATGTGTCCGCCACCAAGTGGGTCGTGGACCTGGAACTCACCCGCTTCGACCGGGCGCAGGCGTACTGGACGAGATTGGGATGGTCTGAGCGGGGGCCGATCAAGACCCAGTCCCGAATCGACGTGCCCCGCAGCGGAACCGACGTCGCATCGGGGCCGGTGACCTTCGGCGGCGTGGCGTGGGCGCAGGACCGCGGCGTGCGCGCTGTCGAGGTCCGCATCGATCCGCCCGGCGGTCGGGGCGAATGGCGGCAGGCCCAGCTCGGCGACAGCTACTCCAACGACACATGGCGGCTGTGGAGCTTTCCGTGGGATGCGAAGGAGCCGGGCCGGTACACCATGACCGTGCGCGCCACGGACAACACGGGCGTAGTGCAGACCGAGGATCGCGCCGACCCGGTGCCCGACGGCGCCACGGGTTGGCACACCGTCACTTTCCGCGTCGACTGA
- a CDS encoding phosphotransferase family protein, protein MPDAAQQLPTLTDDDVAALTRWARREGLGSTVTDVTPLAGGSQNVVVRLRLDERPMVLRRPPVHPRPASDKTMQREIAVLRTLAGSPVPHPGFIAGCEDLDVLGVVFYLMEEIDGFNPGNEVAEAYRHDPGMRHRVGLSYAAGLAQLGNVAWEGSELAAIKRPGSFLARQVPQFLRLLGSYRHDRYSPEWLPAVTDLAEWLESNRPADGEPGIMHGDAHLNNVLLRRDTPELAAFIDWEMCTVGDPLLDLGWMLICWPHEPNPINAGSELAALGGLASRRDLLDAYVSAGGRHTDALHWYLAMACFKLAVVIEGTWSRFLAGRATKEAGERLHTSATNLIDLGMRVAKGEDVFA, encoded by the coding sequence ATGCCCGATGCCGCGCAGCAACTACCCACCCTGACCGACGACGATGTAGCCGCCCTGACGCGGTGGGCCCGCCGGGAGGGTCTAGGCTCCACCGTCACCGACGTGACCCCGCTGGCCGGTGGCAGCCAGAACGTCGTCGTCCGGCTGCGCCTCGACGAACGGCCGATGGTGCTGCGCCGTCCGCCGGTTCATCCGCGCCCGGCCAGCGACAAGACGATGCAGCGCGAGATCGCCGTGCTGCGCACCTTGGCTGGAAGCCCCGTGCCACACCCGGGTTTCATCGCGGGATGTGAGGACCTCGACGTGCTCGGCGTGGTCTTCTACCTCATGGAGGAGATCGACGGGTTCAATCCCGGCAACGAGGTGGCCGAGGCCTACCGGCACGATCCCGGCATGCGCCACCGGGTGGGGTTGTCCTACGCCGCGGGCCTGGCGCAGCTCGGTAACGTGGCGTGGGAGGGCAGTGAACTCGCCGCGATCAAACGCCCGGGTTCCTTTCTGGCCCGCCAGGTACCCCAATTCCTGCGGCTGCTCGGGAGCTATCGCCACGATCGCTACTCCCCGGAATGGCTACCGGCCGTGACGGATTTGGCCGAATGGCTTGAGAGCAATCGGCCCGCCGACGGCGAGCCGGGCATCATGCACGGAGACGCGCACCTCAACAACGTGCTGCTGCGCCGGGACACCCCCGAACTGGCGGCGTTCATCGACTGGGAGATGTGCACCGTCGGTGATCCCCTGCTGGATCTCGGATGGATGCTGATCTGCTGGCCGCACGAACCGAATCCGATCAACGCCGGGTCGGAGTTGGCGGCCCTCGGCGGGCTGGCGAGTCGCCGTGACCTACTGGACGCCTACGTGTCCGCGGGTGGCCGGCACACCGACGCGCTGCATTGGTATCTGGCGATGGCGTGCTTCAAACTCGCCGTCGTGATCGAGGGGACGTGGTCGCGGTTCTTGGCCGGCCGTGCGACGAAGGAGGCCGGCGAGCGGTTGCACACCTCGGCGACCAACTTGATCGATCTCGGGATGCGCGTCGCGAAGGGTGAGGACGTCTTCGCGTGA
- a CDS encoding class I SAM-dependent methyltransferase, with amino-acid sequence MSSDTVTVDDRQLAAKHRSMWASGDYPKLAAELVAPLGQVLVEAAGISAGDRVFDVAAGTGNAAIPAAATGAAVTASDLTPELLEAGRALAAQSGVELEWQEADAHTLPFADNDFDVVMSCIGVMFAPYHQRAAAELIRVCRPGGRIVLINWTPEGHIGRLFATMKPYMPSPPPGATPPPQWGREEHVRELLGDRVTDVVAQRRTLPVTHFADGAEFRDYFKAVYGPTIAAYRNVGDDSDRAAQLDTDLARLGDELMGGPSRMEWEYLLLTAGKA; translated from the coding sequence ATGAGCAGCGACACCGTCACGGTCGATGACCGGCAACTGGCCGCGAAACACCGGTCCATGTGGGCCTCCGGCGACTATCCCAAACTGGCGGCCGAACTCGTCGCCCCGCTGGGGCAGGTGCTGGTCGAGGCCGCTGGAATAAGCGCAGGCGACCGGGTTTTCGACGTCGCGGCGGGCACCGGCAACGCCGCCATCCCGGCCGCCGCCACAGGCGCCGCGGTGACGGCGAGTGATTTGACTCCCGAACTGCTGGAGGCCGGCCGCGCGCTCGCCGCACAGTCCGGTGTCGAGCTCGAGTGGCAGGAGGCCGATGCGCACACTCTTCCTTTTGCGGACAACGACTTCGACGTCGTCATGTCCTGCATCGGAGTGATGTTTGCGCCCTACCACCAACGCGCGGCCGCCGAGCTGATCCGGGTGTGCCGGCCGGGCGGAAGGATCGTGCTGATCAACTGGACACCCGAGGGCCACATCGGCCGGCTGTTCGCCACCATGAAGCCCTACATGCCGTCCCCGCCGCCCGGCGCGACGCCGCCGCCGCAGTGGGGGCGTGAGGAGCACGTGCGAGAACTCCTCGGGGACCGGGTCACCGATGTCGTCGCCCAGCGCCGCACCCTGCCGGTGACACATTTCGCCGACGGTGCCGAGTTCCGCGACTATTTCAAGGCCGTGTACGGCCCGACCATCGCCGCGTACCGCAATGTCGGTGACGACTCGGACCGAGCCGCGCAGCTGGACACCGACCTCGCGCGGCTTGGCGATGAACTGATGGGCGGACCGTCGCGTATGGAATGGGAGTATCTGCTGCTGACGGCGGGTAAGGCCTGA
- a CDS encoding 2-isopropylmalate synthase, with protein MITTSPAVALTPTAGETAPHAWNSRLPRGLRKEVDEMTWDAFLDEYAPTAGPLRLGQWTCTDTERPAGRLGPQARNFQATLALGDRIATATAAACGPIAALTAMLHDQGIAVELVAFHQIPAGSHTATFIRGSDGTHTEWAMGWSQDPTQSALRAVIACANRLLAA; from the coding sequence ATGATCACCACATCGCCAGCAGTCGCCCTCACGCCCACCGCCGGCGAGACCGCACCGCATGCCTGGAATTCGCGGCTGCCACGCGGTCTTCGTAAGGAGGTCGACGAGATGACCTGGGACGCGTTCCTCGACGAATACGCCCCCACGGCCGGCCCACTGCGGCTCGGTCAGTGGACTTGCACCGACACCGAACGCCCGGCGGGTCGGCTCGGCCCGCAGGCCCGCAACTTTCAGGCGACGCTGGCACTCGGCGACCGGATCGCCACTGCGACGGCGGCCGCATGCGGTCCGATCGCAGCGCTGACCGCGATGCTGCACGACCAGGGCATCGCCGTGGAGCTGGTCGCCTTCCACCAGATTCCCGCCGGCTCACACACCGCGACGTTCATCCGCGGATCCGACGGCACGCACACAGAATGGGCGATGGGCTGGTCTCAGGACCCCACCCAGTCCGCGCTGCGGGCCGTCATCGCCTGCGCCAACCGGCTGCTCGCCGCCTGA
- a CDS encoding SDR family oxidoreductase, translating to MTQRSGFTGKRCLLTGAASGIGRATALRLARDGAELFLTDRDADGLQTTVADARALGGKVAMHRAFDISDYDAVVQFAADIHRAHPAMDIVMNIAGVSAWGTVDQLTHQHWKSMVDINLMGPIHVIETFVPPMVKARRGGHLVNVSSAAGLVALPWHAAYSASKYGLRGLSEVLRFDLARHRIGVSVVVPGAVKTPLVQTVQIAGVDRDDPNVKKWTERFSGHAVSPERVAERILAGVRRNRYLIYTSPDIRALYLFKRTMWWPYSVAMRQVNVLFTRALRPRR from the coding sequence ATGACGCAGCGCAGCGGATTCACCGGCAAGCGTTGTCTCCTCACCGGTGCGGCCAGCGGTATCGGGCGTGCGACGGCCCTGCGGCTGGCGCGCGACGGCGCCGAACTCTTCTTGACCGACCGCGACGCCGACGGGCTCCAGACCACCGTGGCCGACGCGCGTGCGCTCGGCGGCAAGGTCGCCATGCACCGCGCGTTCGACATCTCCGACTACGACGCCGTCGTACAGTTCGCCGCCGACATCCACCGGGCTCACCCGGCGATGGACATCGTGATGAACATCGCCGGCGTCTCGGCGTGGGGCACCGTCGACCAACTGACCCACCAGCACTGGAAGTCGATGGTCGACATCAACCTGATGGGGCCGATCCACGTCATCGAGACCTTCGTGCCGCCGATGGTCAAGGCGCGCCGGGGCGGTCACCTGGTCAACGTGTCCTCTGCCGCGGGGCTCGTCGCGCTGCCCTGGCATGCCGCCTACAGTGCGAGCAAGTACGGTCTGCGCGGGCTTTCCGAAGTGTTGCGCTTTGACCTCGCGCGCCATCGGATCGGGGTGTCGGTGGTGGTGCCCGGCGCCGTGAAAACGCCACTGGTGCAGACAGTTCAGATCGCCGGCGTCGACCGCGATGATCCGAACGTGAAGAAGTGGACCGAGCGCTTCAGCGGCCACGCCGTGTCCCCTGAACGGGTCGCGGAACGCATCCTGGCCGGTGTGCGCCGCAACCGCTACCTGATCTACACCTCGCCTGACATCCGTGCGCTCTATCTGTTCAAGCGCACGATGTGGTGGCCGTACAGCGTGGCGATGCGGCAGGTCAATGTGTTGTTCACCCGCGCCCTGCGGCCCCGCCGGTAG